From the genome of Meiothermus sp. CFH 77666:
GTCGGCTGGCCTCGCCGGGGTGGGGGGTGATGATGGTGGGAAGCCCTGCCTGGGCATAGGCTTGCAGCACCCGCTCGTGCAGAGCGTCGGCGTCGAGTACGGTAGGGCGGGCCAGGCCCAACGCAGCCAGGGCCGCCTCCATCCCCCCTTCTCCGGCCCCCATCCCTACCGCCACCGCCTCGGCCCGGGCCATTTGCAGGTTGGCGGTGTTCCACTCGAACAAAGGAAGCCGCACCGCTTCCAGAGGGGGCTGTACGTCGCAGTCGGCAGGGTAAGCTACCGTGACCAATCCGGCTCCGGTTCGGTACGCCCCCAGGGCCGCCAGGCTGGGCGCACCCGTATAGCTTCGATACCCCCCCACCACCAGCACCCGCCCCACCGAGCCTTTGTGCGCGTTACCCGGGCGAACCGGTAGCAAAGGGCGCAAGGTCTCGCGGCACAGTAGTTCGGGGAGCTGGGGGTTCTCCAGGGCTTTGGGGGGCATGCCAATCGAGTCCAGCAGGATGCGCCCGCAAGCGGCCCGGTGCGGATAAAACAGGTGTTCGTTTTTCAGGCCCGCCAGCGCCACGGTCAGGTCGGCGCGGACGTGCGGCTCGTAGGGCAGCCCCGAGGGCATGTCCACTGCCACTACGGGCAGTCCGGATTGGTTAATTCTTTCCACTAGCTCGGCATAAAAACCTTCCAGTGGCCCCCGCAAGCCGGTACCAAACAGCGCATCCAGCACCACGCTATGGGCTTCGGGTTTCCAGGCCGAAAGCGCCTCGATTTCCAGGCCGTGGGCCCGCAGCGCTTGCCGGGCCGTGGCGGCGTCGCCTTCCTGGCCCTCAGCGGCGTACACCGCGACCTCGTGCCCCCAGTGGGCCAGCCAGCGGGCGGCCACCAGACCGTCTCCTCCGTTGTTGCCCTTGCCGCACAACACCACAATTTTGCGACCCTCGAAATGCTGCAACAGCCGCTTGGCCGTTCGCCGCCCGGCGGCATCCATCAGTATCAGACTCGGATAGCCGAGCGCCACGGCCTTCTGGTCGGCCTCGCGCATGGCTTGAGCGGTAAAAAGTCGCATAGGAAAAGCTCGAGAGCCGAGGAGTCAGGGGCGAGGGCCCAAAAAGCAGGCGCCCGGTTGCGCTCCTGCAACCCAAGCCTATTCTATGAAGTCTGGGGCCCCAGCGTACACTGGAAGCATGAGCAACC
Proteins encoded in this window:
- a CDS encoding NAD(P)H-hydrate dehydratase, yielding MRLFTAQAMREADQKAVALGYPSLILMDAAGRRTAKRLLQHFEGRKIVVLCGKGNNGGDGLVAARWLAHWGHEVAVYAAEGQEGDAATARQALRAHGLEIEALSAWKPEAHSVVLDALFGTGLRGPLEGFYAELVERINQSGLPVVAVDMPSGLPYEPHVRADLTVALAGLKNEHLFYPHRAACGRILLDSIGMPPKALENPQLPELLCRETLRPLLPVRPGNAHKGSVGRVLVVGGYRSYTGAPSLAALGAYRTGAGLVTVAYPADCDVQPPLEAVRLPLFEWNTANLQMARAEAVAVGMGAGEGGMEAALAALGLARPTVLDADALHERVLQAYAQAGLPTIITPHPGEASRLLGFSAEQITRFPLEAAQSLAQRYPGLVVVLKGGPTVLAWMPPDASEARLAVNNTGNPQMATGGMGDVLAGVMAALLAAGVSAWDAARLGVYLHGLAGDRTRKTGLLAHEVAEALPEAIEQLRRGLVKDFWEPGCDTNFRRQWSLKIDP